A single genomic interval of Campylobacter anatolicus harbors:
- a CDS encoding ankyrin repeat domain-containing protein, producing MRYIIFCIFLTVSSYAITCESLSDKSAFKTQPKNFADISEELFSCDKSILNLNEIKELLNLAKIIRGENPNCVGSGVYDENFNKFRWGILKAGYAPEIYKNTLAKPDVAEAQKDAQMTYFRYWGNLYLYNFLKHKQFLKAYNEAQTPLVKFYESRGIDAGSAAYYATSVVNEFLSFAVGKEYTQKSRGKMSEIQQILSDKNLNLNYLISLLYNKNYTQFELTNMLNTALLNEQRVDVLNEILKRGADINIGDETPLFYALKNIKNVEFLIKQGANVNHKNLFGKTALFYAVEFKDESLIRLLLEYGADTNATYIDTNTKNAMLNMGDQRFYENTCALEHTGRSVFMHAAAHADASILALLVSAMVDINLIDEIGFNAMDYAIINGNNNAIEYLKTLGLEPNLN from the coding sequence GTGAGATATATTATTTTTTGTATATTTTTGACAGTATCATCCTATGCCATAACTTGCGAGAGCTTAAGCGATAAAAGTGCGTTTAAAACACAGCCAAAGAACTTTGCAGATATCAGCGAAGAATTATTTTCTTGTGATAAGTCCATTTTAAATTTAAATGAGATAAAAGAGCTTTTAAATTTAGCTAAGATTATACGTGGCGAGAACCCAAACTGCGTTGGCAGCGGTGTTTATGATGAGAACTTTAATAAATTTAGATGGGGTATTTTAAAGGCTGGATATGCCCCTGAAATTTATAAAAATACATTAGCAAAACCGGATGTCGCTGAAGCACAAAAAGATGCTCAAATGACGTATTTTCGCTACTGGGGAAACTTATATCTATATAATTTTTTAAAGCATAAGCAGTTTTTAAAAGCTTATAATGAGGCTCAAACTCCGCTTGTTAAATTTTATGAGAGTCGTGGCATAGATGCTGGTAGTGCGGCGTATTATGCGACAAGCGTAGTAAATGAGTTTTTAAGTTTTGCAGTTGGTAAAGAATATACGCAAAAATCACGTGGTAAAATGAGCGAGATACAACAAATTTTAAGCGATAAAAACTTAAATTTAAACTATTTAATATCTCTACTTTATAATAAAAATTATACTCAATTTGAGCTAACAAATATGCTAAATACTGCACTCTTAAATGAGCAAAGAGTAGACGTATTAAATGAAATTTTAAAACGTGGAGCAGATATTAATATAGGTGATGAGACACCACTTTTTTATGCACTCAAAAATATCAAAAATGTAGAGTTTTTGATAAAACAGGGTGCAAATGTCAATCATAAAAATTTATTTGGCAAGACAGCTCTGTTTTATGCAGTTGAATTTAAAGATGAGTCGCTTATTAGGTTGCTTTTAGAATATGGTGCAGATACGAATGCAACTTACATTGACACAAATACCAAAAACGCTATGCTAAATATGGGCGACCAGCGATTTTACGAAAATACTTGTGCTTTAGAGCACACTGGTCGCTCGGTCTTTATGCATGCTGCAGCTCATGCAGATGCTAGTATTTTAGCACTGCTTGTAAGTGCTATGGTAGATATAAATTTGATAGATGAAATCGGCTTTAATGCTATGGATTATGCGATTATAAATGGAAATAATAACGCGATAGAGTATCTAAAAACACTTGGTTTAGAGCCAAATTTAAATTAA
- a CDS encoding CoA-binding protein, producing the protein MQDKIEQILRTAKRIAVVGLSPDERKDSNMVARNLIEQGYEIYPVYPKFDEILSRKVYGNLCDIDDRIDIAVMFRKSEFADVLLDEVIKKGVKTLWLQLGIINENARKRAEQNGINFIQNRCIKIELQNLKR; encoded by the coding sequence ATGCAAGATAAAATAGAGCAAATTTTAAGAACAGCAAAGCGTATCGCAGTCGTTGGATTAAGTCCAGATGAGAGAAAAGACAGCAATATGGTCGCAAGAAATTTAATAGAGCAAGGATATGAAATCTATCCTGTATATCCAAAATTTGATGAAATTTTAAGTCGTAAAGTATATGGAAATTTATGTGATATAGATGACAGGATAGATATCGCTGTGATGTTTCGTAAAAGTGAGTTTGCGGACGTTTTGCTTGATGAAGTTATCAAAAAAGGTGTAAAAACGCTGTGGCTTCAGCTGGGTATCATAAACGAAAACGCAAGAAAAAGGGCGGAGCAAAATGGTATAAATTTTATACAAAATAGATGTATAAAGATAGAATTACAAAATTTAAAAAGGTAA
- the trmA gene encoding tRNA (uridine(54)-C5)-methyltransferase TrmA, protein MQCSHFSECGSCVLSESYEKQIEFKRTLIADKFSKFYGGEIEIFASEPRGYRNRAEFGIWHDGDEISYTMRGINTKFIKISECPKVCKTIADVMWRLLYELGANKTLKYRLFGVEFIASSNLVVAILLYHKSVVGLEEDIKDISERLNLKIIARSHGVKLQSDERELTDKFNIEKLSYQMRYGDSAFIQPNKGVNKQMIAWVRSCINDDTKYRGDLLEMYCGHGNFTLPLSFKFKNVLATEISKSSISYALKNCEINGVQNIKFVRLSSEELMAAYAGERKFRRLNNISLSDYNFTHILVDPPRAGLDMSVINFIKNYPNIIYISCNPKTLYDNLKEITQTHKVTNFAVFDQFAHTHHIECGVLLKAKNAR, encoded by the coding sequence TTGCAGTGTAGTCATTTTAGCGAGTGCGGTAGTTGTGTTTTATCTGAAAGTTACGAAAAACAGATTGAGTTTAAACGCACTCTAATAGCTGATAAATTTAGCAAATTTTATGGAGGCGAGATTGAGATTTTTGCCTCCGAGCCACGTGGATATCGCAATAGAGCAGAGTTTGGCATATGGCATGATGGCGATGAGATAAGCTATACTATGCGTGGGATAAATACTAAATTTATAAAGATAAGCGAGTGCCCAAAAGTATGTAAGACAATCGCAGACGTGATGTGGCGTCTTTTGTATGAGCTTGGTGCAAACAAGACGTTAAAATATAGGCTTTTTGGTGTTGAGTTTATAGCTAGTTCAAATTTAGTTGTTGCTATACTTTTGTATCACAAGAGTGTCGTAGGACTAGAAGAGGATATAAAAGACATAAGCGAGAGGCTAAATTTAAAGATAATCGCACGCTCTCATGGGGTAAAGCTACAAAGCGATGAGCGTGAGCTGACGGATAAATTTAATATTGAAAAACTGAGTTATCAAATGAGATATGGCGACTCGGCATTTATCCAGCCAAACAAGGGCGTAAATAAGCAGATGATAGCTTGGGTTAGAAGTTGCATTAATGATGATACGAAATATCGTGGTGACTTACTTGAGATGTATTGCGGACATGGAAATTTTACTCTACCACTTAGTTTTAAATTTAAAAATGTTTTAGCAACTGAGATAAGCAAAAGCTCCATATCTTATGCACTTAAAAACTGCGAGATAAACGGTGTTCAAAATATCAAATTTGTCCGCTTATCAAGTGAGGAGCTAATGGCTGCTTATGCTGGTGAGCGTAAATTTCGCCGTTTAAACAATATAAGTTTAAGCGATTATAATTTCACTCATATCTTAGTCGATCCTCCTCGTGCTGGTCTAGATATGAGCGTGATAAATTTCATAAAAAACTACCCAAACATTATCTACATATCCTGTAATCCTAAAACTCTTTATGATAACTTAAAAGAGATCACACAAACTCACAAAGTGACTAATTTTGCGGTGTTTGATCAGTTTGCTCACACTCATCATATAGAGTGCGGAGTGCTTTTAAAGGCTAAAAATGCAAGATAA
- the ilvA gene encoding threonine ammonia-lyase, translating to MVSLNKIIQAKMTISNFVNKTPFALSPKLSILTGSKVYLKEENLQRTGAYKIRGAYNKIAHLNQEQRSKGVVAASAGNHAQGVAISAREFGVKATIVMPESTPLLKVAGTKDLGAEVILKGDNFDEAYEFAVSYAKEHSKEFIHPFNDEFVMAGQGTIGLEMLDDIADLDVVIVPVGGGGLASGVASCVKQVNPDIRVVCVGAKGAPAMWQSYNAKKSINSKSVRTIADGIAVRDASEITLKNILECVDEFVQVDDEEIATAILFLLESQKIVVEGAGAVGVAALMHGKVTHKKDAKIGIVLSGGNIDVQMLSIIIEKGLIKSSRKMIIQVTLIDKPGALLSLTDALKVANANIVKIDYDRFSTELEYGDASIIITLETKGKEHQVNVANTLMKAGFEFRQIF from the coding sequence ATGGTATCACTAAATAAAATCATACAGGCAAAGATGACGATAAGCAACTTCGTTAATAAAACACCTTTTGCACTATCGCCAAAGCTTAGCATACTCACAGGCTCAAAAGTCTATCTAAAAGAAGAGAATCTTCAGCGAACCGGGGCGTATAAGATAAGAGGTGCGTATAATAAAATAGCTCATTTAAACCAAGAGCAACGCAGCAAGGGTGTAGTGGCGGCAAGTGCTGGTAACCACGCTCAAGGTGTTGCTATCTCGGCACGTGAGTTTGGTGTCAAAGCTACTATTGTAATGCCTGAATCAACGCCACTTTTAAAAGTCGCTGGGACAAAGGACTTAGGAGCCGAGGTCATACTAAAAGGCGATAACTTTGATGAAGCGTATGAGTTTGCAGTCTCGTATGCAAAGGAGCATAGTAAGGAGTTTATCCACCCTTTTAATGATGAGTTCGTTATGGCTGGACAGGGGACTATCGGACTTGAGATGCTTGATGATATAGCTGATCTTGATGTAGTTATCGTGCCTGTGGGTGGCGGTGGTTTGGCTAGTGGTGTGGCAAGTTGTGTTAAACAAGTAAACCCTGATATACGCGTGGTTTGTGTAGGTGCAAAGGGTGCACCTGCGATGTGGCAGAGCTATAACGCTAAAAAGAGTATAAACTCAAAGTCGGTTCGCACGATAGCTGACGGTATCGCCGTGCGTGATGCAAGTGAGATAACACTTAAAAATATCTTAGAATGTGTTGATGAGTTCGTGCAAGTTGATGATGAGGAGATAGCAACAGCGATTTTGTTTTTGTTAGAGAGCCAAAAGATCGTTGTTGAAGGTGCTGGTGCAGTCGGTGTAGCGGCACTAATGCATGGCAAAGTAACACATAAAAAGGATGCTAAAATCGGTATCGTTTTAAGTGGCGGCAACATAGACGTGCAGATGTTATCCATCATCATAGAAAAAGGACTTATCAAATCATCTCGCAAAATGATAATCCAAGTAACGCTTATTGATAAACCTGGTGCATTGCTAAGCCTAACTGACGCACTAAAAGTCGCAAATGCAAATATAGTTAAAATAGACTACGATCGCTTCTCAACCGAGCTAGAATACGGTGATGCTAGTATCATAATAACACTTGAGACAAAGGGCAAAGAGCACCAAGTAAATGTGGCTAATACGCTTATGAAAGCTGGATTTGAGTTTAGACAGATATTTTAA
- a CDS encoding bifunctional aconitate hydratase 2/2-methylisocitrate dehydratase, with translation MSFFDNYEKHVNERAALGVPPLALNVEQTKKICELLRDGDARQDELINLLATRVNPGVDDSAKVKAEFLNEIINHDLNVAGLDKIKAIKMLGKMLGGYNVIVLILTLSNADENIAEAACNELKNTIFIHDYFNDVLNLSKNNKFAMQVLISWANAEWFLSRESLPDVIKAVVFKVAGETNTDDLSPASEAFTRSDIPLHANAMLLKRQNGSLEKIAELKKSGREVVYVGDVVGTGSSRKSGINSIQWHFGREIDGVPNKKTGGIVIGTTIAPIFFNTAEDSGALPIIADVSGLEMGDKIEIYPYKGEIVKDGLVVAKFNLTPNTLFDEIKAGGRIPLIIARSLCTKARAALNLEAEQIFIKPEQPKSENVGFTLAQKIVGKACGIDGVLPNSYVEPLTLTVGSQDTTGPMTRDEIKELASLGFSADFVLQSFCHTAAYPKISDAALHKTLPKFINSRGGVSLKPGDGVIHSWLNRMVLPDSVGTGGDSHTRFPIGISFPAGSGLVAFAAVLGVMPLNMPESVLVRFSGTLQDGITLRDLVNAIPYYAIKRGLLSVDKKNKKNIFAGKILEIEGLESLKVEQAFELSDASAERSAAACAINLDVAPVIEYIKSNISLIEAMISSGYTSRETLERRADKMREWLKNPTLLRADKNAKYAQIIEINLDDIKEPILACPNDPDDVATLSEILADNGRPHKIDEVFVGSCMTNIGHYRALGEILRGEGAIPTRLWVVPPTKMDKDKLISEGYYSVFGAAGARTEVPGCSLCMGNQARVADNAVVFSTSTRNFDNRMGMGAKVYLGSAELAAVCAILGRLPSVSEYMSIVPKKLENKQNEVYKYLNFNELSEFSV, from the coding sequence ATGAGTTTTTTTGATAATTATGAAAAGCATGTGAATGAGAGAGCTGCTCTTGGTGTACCACCACTTGCATTAAATGTAGAGCAGACTAAAAAAATTTGCGAGCTTTTAAGAGATGGAGATGCTCGTCAAGATGAGCTTATAAATTTATTAGCAACTCGTGTTAACCCAGGTGTTGATGATTCTGCAAAAGTAAAGGCTGAATTTTTAAACGAGATAATAAATCATGATCTAAACGTGGCAGGACTTGATAAGATAAAAGCCATAAAAATGCTAGGTAAAATGTTAGGTGGCTATAATGTTATCGTGCTTATCTTAACTCTATCAAATGCCGATGAAAACATAGCAGAGGCGGCCTGTAATGAGCTAAAAAATACGATATTTATTCATGATTATTTTAACGATGTTTTAAATTTAAGTAAGAATAATAAATTTGCTATGCAAGTTCTTATCTCTTGGGCGAATGCAGAGTGGTTTTTAAGTCGTGAGAGTTTACCAGATGTTATAAAAGCAGTAGTTTTCAAAGTTGCTGGTGAGACAAATACTGACGATCTAAGTCCAGCAAGTGAGGCTTTTACTCGATCAGACATACCGCTACATGCAAATGCAATGTTGCTTAAGCGTCAAAATGGGAGCTTAGAAAAGATTGCTGAGCTTAAAAAAAGTGGTCGGGAAGTCGTATATGTCGGTGATGTAGTGGGTACTGGCTCTAGCCGAAAGAGTGGTATAAACTCCATTCAGTGGCACTTTGGGCGTGAGATAGATGGTGTGCCAAATAAAAAAACAGGTGGTATAGTCATCGGCACGACTATCGCTCCGATATTTTTTAATACTGCCGAAGATAGTGGTGCGTTACCGATTATAGCTGATGTGAGTGGACTTGAGATGGGCGATAAAATAGAAATCTACCCATACAAGGGCGAGATAGTTAAAGATGGCTTAGTCGTGGCTAAATTTAATCTCACGCCAAATACTTTATTTGATGAGATCAAAGCAGGTGGTCGCATACCGCTTATTATCGCACGTTCACTTTGCACAAAGGCTAGAGCAGCTTTAAATTTAGAAGCAGAGCAAATTTTTATAAAGCCAGAACAGCCAAAGAGTGAAAACGTCGGCTTTACGTTAGCTCAAAAAATAGTAGGCAAGGCGTGTGGTATTGATGGCGTGCTACCAAACAGTTACGTTGAGCCACTCACGCTTACAGTCGGCTCACAAGACACTACTGGACCGATGACAAGAGATGAGATAAAAGAGCTTGCAAGTCTTGGATTTTCAGCGGATTTTGTATTACAAAGCTTCTGTCATACCGCTGCATATCCAAAGATAAGTGATGCAGCCTTGCATAAAACTCTACCTAAATTTATAAACTCTCGTGGTGGCGTGAGCCTAAAACCAGGAGATGGCGTCATACATTCGTGGCTAAATCGTATGGTGCTACCTGATAGTGTTGGTACTGGCGGAGACAGTCATACACGCTTTCCTATTGGCATAAGCTTTCCTGCTGGTAGTGGATTGGTGGCGTTTGCGGCAGTGCTTGGTGTTATGCCACTTAATATGCCTGAGTCTGTTTTAGTGCGATTTAGCGGTACTTTACAAGATGGTATAACACTAAGAGATCTTGTAAATGCGATACCATACTACGCGATAAAGCGTGGGCTTTTAAGTGTCGATAAAAAGAATAAAAAGAATATTTTTGCTGGCAAAATTCTTGAAATTGAAGGACTAGAGAGCTTAAAAGTAGAACAGGCATTTGAGCTTAGCGATGCTTCTGCGGAGCGTTCTGCAGCAGCTTGTGCGATAAATTTAGATGTTGCTCCTGTGATTGAGTATATAAAATCAAACATTAGCCTTATTGAGGCGATGATTAGTTCTGGTTATACAAGCCGTGAGACACTAGAGCGAAGAGCAGATAAAATGCGTGAATGGCTCAAGAATCCTACGCTTTTAAGGGCTGATAAAAATGCAAAATATGCTCAGATTATTGAGATAAATTTAGATGATATAAAAGAGCCGATTCTAGCGTGTCCTAATGATCCTGATGATGTGGCGACTTTGAGTGAAATCTTGGCCGATAACGGCCGTCCGCACAAGATAGACGAGGTTTTTGTTGGTAGCTGTATGACAAACATCGGACATTACCGAGCTTTGGGCGAAATACTGCGTGGTGAAGGAGCTATACCTACTCGTCTTTGGGTAGTACCACCAACAAAGATGGATAAGGATAAGCTCATAAGCGAAGGGTATTATAGCGTATTTGGTGCGGCTGGAGCTAGGACTGAAGTGCCGGGCTGTTCGCTTTGTATGGGTAATCAGGCTCGTGTAGCGGATAATGCGGTCGTTTTCTCAACTTCAACAAGAAATTTTGATAACCGTATGGGTATGGGTGCGAAGGTTTATTTAGGTAGTGCTGAGTTAGCCGCTGTATGTGCTATTTTAGGGCGTTTGCCAAGTGTGAGTGAGTATATGTCTATCGTGCCTAAAAAGCTAGAGAACAAACAAAATGAAGTTTATAAATACTTAAATTTTAACGAACTAAGCGAATTTAGTGTATAA
- a CDS encoding DUF4230 domain-containing protein — MAEYLNLILAGLLIVLFFVVYRLNRAVKKSQIATNTSITTEIEQIKNIGELSVFQVYSKEIVTKTDHAFGNFGKEYLRWLVSEKKLSMIFEFEINFIYDLMSSKFEIVQVANSHYKVKMPPCKYKFSIANMKFYDEKNGKFIPFLLPDSLNGFFGSSFSEEDKNRLIEEARAEVQKMSVRLISQLQGKIHKSARDTLEAIAKSFGADDISFEFNDDEREILTQINLNVA; from the coding sequence ATGGCTGAATATTTAAATTTAATACTTGCAGGATTATTGATTGTGCTATTTTTTGTGGTTTATAGATTAAACCGTGCCGTTAAAAAGAGCCAAATTGCTACAAATACGAGCATAACAACTGAGATAGAACAGATAAAAAATATCGGTGAACTCTCTGTTTTTCAAGTCTATAGCAAGGAGATAGTAACTAAGACAGATCATGCATTTGGAAACTTTGGTAAAGAGTATTTAAGGTGGTTAGTTAGCGAGAAAAAGCTATCGATGATATTTGAGTTTGAGATAAATTTTATATATGATCTGATGAGTTCTAAATTTGAGATAGTGCAAGTGGCAAACTCACATTACAAGGTAAAAATGCCACCATGCAAGTATAAATTCTCAATCGCAAATATGAAATTTTACGATGAGAAAAATGGCAAATTTATACCATTTTTATTACCCGATTCGCTTAATGGTTTTTTTGGTAGTAGTTTTAGTGAAGAGGATAAAAATCGCTTAATAGAGGAGGCTAGGGCCGAGGTGCAGAAGATGAGTGTGCGACTCATATCACAACTACAAGGAAAGATCCACAAATCAGCTCGTGATACTTTAGAAGCTATCGCCAAGAGCTTTGGTGCAGATGATATAAGCTTTGAGTTTAATGATGATGAGCGTGAGATACTAACTCAGATAAATTTAAACGTTGCTTAA
- a CDS encoding Na+/H+ antiporter NhaC family protein yields MRRFLFVVGLLFLPMLGFADAAENAKLFGIWTLVPPVMAIVLAFITKDVILSLFIGVFSGTFLINIVNENIFTTFVKAFIGIVERVVKSMADSWNAGIMLQVLCIGGVVALITKMGGTKAVALWLSKKAKTGISAQISTWVMGLFVFFDDYANALIVGPIMRPITDKFKVSREKLAFIIDATAAPIAGIAIISTWVGLEISLIKDGYALIGIENINAYGIFIETIPYRFYNLFILFFIICTAMMGREFGPMLLAECRARKGEISSNRTKMQDIDDKTLEPKDGIKLQSSNAVVPLLVLIFGAFVSFYFSGLSALEGEALNAAQAAPLSFETFRETFGAADASVALFQSALLATIVAIIMGVWRKIFSVKEAIDTWVKGWKTMIITIVILLLAWSLSSVIKDLGTSRYLVDMLSSTTPKLILPAAIFMLGSFISFSTGTSYGTMGILMPLAIPLANAVGANYGLSGEELHTYMIINISSVLTGAIFGDHCSPISDTTILSSMGAGCNHLDHVSTQLFYALSVGAVAILAGYIPATLGISIWLVLPFGLLVTWALVRFVGKKVEA; encoded by the coding sequence ATGAGAAGGTTTTTATTCGTTGTTGGATTGCTTTTTTTGCCGATGCTGGGTTTTGCTGATGCGGCTGAGAATGCGAAACTTTTTGGCATTTGGACGCTCGTGCCTCCAGTTATGGCGATAGTTTTGGCGTTTATTACAAAAGATGTTATTTTATCGCTTTTTATTGGCGTTTTTAGCGGCACATTTCTTATAAATATCGTAAATGAAAATATATTTACAACTTTTGTTAAGGCATTTATCGGCATTGTTGAGAGAGTTGTAAAATCTATGGCAGATAGCTGGAATGCTGGTATTATGTTACAAGTCCTTTGTATTGGTGGTGTCGTCGCACTTATTACTAAAATGGGTGGCACAAAGGCGGTAGCACTATGGCTTAGCAAAAAGGCGAAAACTGGTATCTCGGCTCAAATTTCTACTTGGGTAATGGGACTTTTTGTCTTCTTTGATGATTATGCAAACGCTTTGATAGTTGGACCTATTATGCGTCCGATAACTGATAAATTTAAAGTAAGTCGTGAAAAACTTGCATTTATCATTGATGCTACTGCAGCACCGATTGCTGGTATTGCTATTATCTCAACTTGGGTTGGACTTGAGATCTCTCTCATAAAAGATGGTTATGCACTAATAGGCATTGAAAATATCAATGCCTATGGCATATTTATAGAGACGATACCTTATCGTTTTTATAACCTTTTCATCCTATTTTTTATCATCTGCACTGCTATGATGGGGCGTGAGTTTGGACCTATGCTACTTGCAGAGTGTCGTGCAAGAAAGGGCGAGATAAGTTCTAATAGAACTAAGATGCAAGATATTGATGATAAAACTTTAGAACCAAAAGATGGCATAAAGTTGCAAAGCTCAAATGCTGTTGTGCCACTTTTAGTGCTGATATTTGGAGCTTTTGTGAGTTTTTATTTTAGTGGACTATCCGCGTTAGAGGGTGAGGCATTAAATGCGGCTCAGGCAGCACCACTATCTTTTGAGACTTTTAGAGAGACCTTTGGTGCAGCGGATGCTTCTGTGGCATTATTCCAATCAGCACTTTTAGCTACGATAGTTGCTATCATAATGGGTGTTTGGCGTAAAATTTTTAGCGTAAAAGAGGCTATAGACACTTGGGTAAAGGGCTGGAAAACGATGATTATTACGATAGTTATCCTTCTTCTTGCGTGGAGTTTAAGCTCGGTTATCAAAGACCTTGGTACATCACGTTATTTGGTTGATATGCTAAGTAGTACTACACCAAAGCTCATACTTCCTGCGGCTATCTTTATGCTTGGCTCATTTATTTCGTTTTCAACTGGCACTAGCTACGGTACAATGGGAATTTTAATGCCACTTGCAATACCACTTGCAAACGCTGTAGGTGCAAACTATGGCTTAAGTGGAGAAGAACTTCATACATATATGATTATCAACATCTCATCAGTGCTTACGGGAGCCATATTTGGCGATCACTGCTCACCTATCTCAGACACTACAATACTCTCATCAATGGGTGCAGGGTGCAATCACTTAGATCACGTTTCAACACAGTTGTTTTACGCACTTAGCGTTGGTGCAGTGGCGATTTTAGCTGGATATATACCAGCTACACTTGGGATTAGTATTTGGCTTGTTTTGCCGTTTGGTCTACTTGTTACTTGGGCATTAGTAAGATTTGTAGGCAAAAAGGTGGAAGCGTAG
- a CDS encoding SDR family NAD(P)-dependent oxidoreductase, protein MKNTAFITGATSGFGEAIARRLSLEGYKIVALGRRRERLEKLATELGNTHIITADIRDKNAVFEAVKSLPENFKDIEVLVNNAGLALGLDGIVEANVEDLEVMIDTNIKGLLYSTKAVLPIMMARKSGYIFNIGSTAGAWPYPGSHVYGASKAFVKQFSRNMRNDIKGSGIRVTEIAPGICKTEFSDVRFKGDTKKADAVYEGVEYIRAEDIATIVLNCINMPKHVNINIVEAMATAQTWAGLHIEKN, encoded by the coding sequence GTGAAGAATACAGCTTTTATAACAGGTGCGACATCTGGTTTTGGCGAGGCGATAGCAAGGCGACTTTCGCTTGAGGGTTACAAGATCGTTGCTCTTGGACGCAGGCGTGAGAGGCTAGAAAAACTTGCCACAGAGCTTGGTAATACGCACATTATAACCGCAGACATACGTGATAAAAATGCAGTTTTTGAAGCTGTTAAAAGCTTGCCTGAAAATTTTAAAGATATTGAAGTATTGGTAAATAACGCTGGTCTTGCACTTGGACTTGATGGTATTGTAGAGGCAAATGTAGAGGATTTGGAAGTTATGATTGATACAAACATAAAAGGGCTACTTTACTCCACAAAGGCAGTGTTACCGATAATGATGGCTAGAAAAAGTGGATATATCTTTAATATTGGCTCAACTGCTGGTGCGTGGCCATATCCTGGTAGCCACGTATATGGTGCTAGCAAGGCATTTGTTAAGCAGTTTAGTCGTAATATGCGAAATGATATTAAAGGTTCTGGCATAAGAGTAACCGAGATAGCTCCAGGCATATGCAAGACCGAGTTTAGCGATGTGAGATTTAAGGGTGATACAAAAAAGGCAGATGCTGTGTATGAAGGTGTGGAGTATATTAGAGCCGAAGATATTGCAACTATCGTGCTAAATTGCATAAATATGCCTAAACATGTCAATATCAATATCGTTGAAGCGATGGCGACAGCACAGACTTGGGCTGGACTACATATAGAGAAAAATTAA
- a CDS encoding bifunctional 3,4-dihydroxy-2-butanone 4-phosphate synthase/GTP cyclohydrolase II: MSFEKVRRAIEDMKNGKMIVMVDDEDRENEGDLIFAAEHSDIQKVNFAITHAKGVLCLAMDEANAKRLDLPLMVAKNTSSHETAFTITIDAKDATTGVSAYERDMTIRLAARADSKPDEFVRPGHIFPLIAKSGGVLVRTGHTEGSVDLCKFAGLAPMAAICEIVKEDGMMARRDYLEKFCDKYDIAMVAVSDLVEYRLSNESLVKFSEPKSIKIAGFDAVQFKIQDHKDKIHMAYVFGKISSKTNVKFHKSLPDYEFLSSIKYTEIVKTIEYLSKNSGIFVFLDGDNQSNSTKDYGIGAQILKHLGVSEIELITSSKNKEFVGISGFGLNVINYKDF; this comes from the coding sequence ATGAGTTTTGAGAAAGTTAGACGTGCCATTGAGGATATGAAAAATGGCAAGATGATAGTTATGGTTGATGATGAGGATCGTGAAAATGAGGGTGATCTGATATTTGCTGCTGAGCATAGTGATATACAAAAAGTAAATTTTGCAATCACTCACGCTAAGGGCGTTTTATGCCTTGCAATGGATGAGGCAAATGCTAAGCGACTCGATTTGCCATTAATGGTAGCTAAAAACACATCTAGCCATGAGACGGCATTTACTATTACAATAGACGCAAAGGACGCTACAACTGGCGTGAGTGCATATGAGCGTGATATGACTATACGCCTAGCCGCAAGAGCTGATTCAAAGCCTGATGAGTTTGTGCGTCCGGGGCATATATTTCCATTGATTGCTAAAAGTGGTGGCGTGCTTGTTCGCACGGGACACACTGAGGGTTCAGTAGATCTTTGTAAGTTTGCTGGACTTGCTCCAATGGCGGCGATTTGTGAGATAGTAAAAGAAGACGGTATGATGGCTCGGCGTGATTATTTAGAGAAATTTTGTGATAAATACGACATAGCTATGGTTGCTGTCTCTGATCTTGTTGAGTATCGCTTAAGCAATGAGAGCTTAGTTAAATTTAGTGAGCCAAAGAGTATAAAAATAGCTGGTTTTGACGCAGTGCAGTTCAAAATACAAGATCACAAAGATAAAATTCATATGGCTTATGTATTTGGTAAAATTAGCTCAAAAACAAATGTAAAATTTCATAAATCATTGCCTGATTATGAGTTTTTAAGCTCTATAAAATATACAGAGATAGTAAAGACCATAGAATATTTAAGTAAAAATAGTGGCATATTTGTATTTTTAGATGGGGATAACCAATCAAATTCTACTAAAGACTATGGCATAGGAGCTCAAATTTTAAAGCATCTTGGAGTGAGTGAGATAGAACTTATAACTTCAAGCAAAAATAAAGAATTTGTTGGCATTAGCGGATTTGGACTAAATGTTATAAACTATAAAGATTTTTAA